The Pseudomonas solani genome segment AGGAAATCAACTTCGAGAAGCTGATTGCCAAGGCCCCTGAGCGCGTGATCGAGACCGCGGTCAAAGGCATGCTGCCGAAGAACCCGCTGGGTCGCGACATGTATCGCAAGCTGAAGGTGTACAAGGGTTCTGCTCACCCGCACACCGCTCAGCAGCCCCAAGAACTGAAGATTTAACGGGATAGTTCATTATGTCGGCGACTCAAAACTACGGCACTGGCCGTCGTAAGACTGCAACCGCACGCGTTTTCCTGCGTCCGGGTACTGGCAAGATTTCCATCAACAACCGCAGCCTGGATCAGTTCTTTGGCCGTGAGACCGCTCGCATGGTCGTGCGTCAGCCGCTGGAGCTGACCGAGACCGTCGAGAAGTTCGACATCTACGTCACCGTTCTCGGTGGTGGTGTCAGCGGTCAGGCTGGTGCGATCCGTCACGGTATCACCCGTGCCCTGATCAACTACGACGAAGCCCTGCGCAGCCCGCTGCGTAAAGCCGGCTACGTGACTCGCGATGCCCGCGAAGTCGAGCGTAAGAAGGTCGGTCTGCGTAAAGCGCGTAAGCGTCCGCAGTACTCCAAGCGTTAATACAACGCTTCGAAAAACGCCCAGGCCCTTGTGGATCTGGGCGTTTTTTTATGCCCGCGAAAATGCCCTGCGACAGCTTGTCGCATGCGCGTAACCCTTATCTCTCAAGGCTTTCAGCCGTTTTGTATCTGGCTATTACCTTGTCAGGAGAGGGGGTTTTCTTTACCATTTGGCGAATTTTTTGCGCGGCTCGATTTTTACTTAGTAGAGGCCTGAACAACAGGCCACAAAAGCTGATGGGAGACGACTGAATGAGCAATGACGGCGTGAATGCAGGCCGGCGTCGCTTCCTCGTAGCAGCCACATCCGTGGTGGGTGCTGCAGGAGCGGTGGGCGCTGCGATCCCGTTTGTGGGGTCATGGCAGCCCAGTGCGAAGGCCAAGGCCGCAGGGGCACCGGTGAAGGTGAATATCAGCAAGGTCGAAGCGGGTCAGCAGATGATTGCTGAGTGGCGCGGCCAGCCGGTGTTCATCGTTCGCCGTACCGAGGAGATTCTCGGCAACCTGGGCAAGATCGATGAGCGCATGGCTGATCCCAAGTCCGAAGCGTCCGTGCAGCCGACTTACGTCGATCCGCACAACCGCGCGATCAAGCCGGAAATCCTGGTGCTGGTCGGCCTCTGCACCCACCTCGGCTGCTCGCCCTCCTTCCGTCCGGAAGTCGCGCCGGCCGACCTGGGCGCCGAGTGGGTGGGCGGTTACTTCTGCCCCTGCCACGGTTCTCGCTACGACCTCGCCGGCCGCGTCTACAAGGCGCAGCCTGCTCCCTTGAACCTGCCGGTGCCGCCCCACTCCTACGAGTCGGATGATGTCATCGTCATCGGTGTGGACCAGGAGAAGGCCTAATGAGCAAATTCATGGAATGGATCGATGCGCGCTTCCCCGCGACCAAGATGTGGGAAGACCATCTGAGCAAGTACTACGCTCCGAAGAACTTCAACTTCTTCTATTTCTTCGGCTCCCTGGCCCTGCTGGTCCTGGTGAACCAGATCCTCACCGGTATCTGGCTGACCATGAGCTTCACCCCGTCCGCTGAAGAGGCCTTCGCGTCCGTCGAGTACATCATGCGCGACGTCGAGTACGGGGCGATCATTCGCTACCTGCACTCCACCGGCGCCTCGGCGTTCTTCATCGTGGTCTACATGCACATGTTCCGCGGTCTGCTCTACGGCTCCTACCAGAAGCCGCGCGAGCTGGTGTGGATCTTCGGCATGCTGATCTACCTCGCCCTGATGGCTGAGGCCTTCATGGGCTACCTGCTGCCCTGGGGCCAGATGTCCTACTGGGGTGCCCAGGTGATCATCTCGCTGTTCGGCGCCATTCCGGTGATCGGCGGCGACCTGACCCAGTGGATCCGTGGTGACTACCTAATCTCCGGCATCACCCTGAACCGCTTCTTCGCGCTGCATGTGATTGCGCTGCCGATTGTGATCCTCGGTCTGGTCGTGCTGCACATCCTGGCCCTGCACGAAGTGGGTTCGAACAACCCCGACGGCGTGGACATCAAGAAGCTGAAGGATGAGAACGGCATTCCGCTCGACGGCATCGCCTTCCACCCCTACTACAGCGTGAAAGACATCGTCGGTGTGGTGGTGTTCCTCTTCGTGTTCTGCTTCGTGGTGTTCTTCTTCCCGGAGATGGGCGGTTACTTCCTCGAGAAGCCGAACTTCGAACAGGCCAACCCGTTCAAGACGCCTGAGCACATCGCACCGGTGTGGTACTTCACCCCGTTCTACGCGATTCTCCGTGCCGTTCCGGACAAGCTGATGGGCGTTATCGCCATGGGCGCCGCCATCGCCGTGCTCTTCGTGCTGCCGTGGCTGGATCGCAGCCCCGTCAAATCGATGCGCTACAAAGGCTGGCTGAGCAAGGTCTGGCTGCTGATCTTCTGCGTGTCCTTCGTCATCCTCGGCGTGCTGGGTGTTCTCGCGCCGACCCCGGGCCGTACGCTGCTGTCGCAGGTGTGCACCATCCTGTACTTCGCGTACTTCATCCTGATGCCCTTCTACACCAGGATGGAAAAAACCAAACCGGTTCCGGAAAGGGTGACAGGCTGATGAAAAAGCTATTTGCTGCATTTGTTATCGCTGCGCTGCCGGCCTTGACCTTCGCCGCCGGTGGCCATGATGTAGAGCTGGATCATGTCGATATCGACCTGACCGACAAGGCTGCACTGCAAGACGGTGCTCGTACCTTCGCCAACTACTGCATGGGCTGCCACAGTGCCAAGTTCCAGCGCTATGAGCGCGTGGCCAAGGACCTGGGCATTCCTGAAGAGTTGATGATGCAGAACCTGGTTCTGACTGGCGCCAAGATTGGCGACCACATGCAGATCGGCATGAAGCCGAGCGATGCCAAGACCTGGTTCGGCGCCGCGCCGCCGGACCTGACCCTGGTCGCTCGTGTTCGTGGTACCGATTGGCTGTACAGCTACCTGCGCAACTTCTATGAAGATCCGGCGCGTCCCTGGGGCGTGAACAACAAGATCTTCCCGAACGTCGGCATGCCTAACGTGCTGGTCGGCCTGCAAGGTCGCCAGGTCGTAGGTTG includes the following:
- the petA gene encoding ubiquinol-cytochrome c reductase iron-sulfur subunit codes for the protein MSNDGVNAGRRRFLVAATSVVGAAGAVGAAIPFVGSWQPSAKAKAAGAPVKVNISKVEAGQQMIAEWRGQPVFIVRRTEEILGNLGKIDERMADPKSEASVQPTYVDPHNRAIKPEILVLVGLCTHLGCSPSFRPEVAPADLGAEWVGGYFCPCHGSRYDLAGRVYKAQPAPLNLPVPPHSYESDDVIVIGVDQEKA
- a CDS encoding cytochrome b, giving the protein MSKFMEWIDARFPATKMWEDHLSKYYAPKNFNFFYFFGSLALLVLVNQILTGIWLTMSFTPSAEEAFASVEYIMRDVEYGAIIRYLHSTGASAFFIVVYMHMFRGLLYGSYQKPRELVWIFGMLIYLALMAEAFMGYLLPWGQMSYWGAQVIISLFGAIPVIGGDLTQWIRGDYLISGITLNRFFALHVIALPIVILGLVVLHILALHEVGSNNPDGVDIKKLKDENGIPLDGIAFHPYYSVKDIVGVVVFLFVFCFVVFFFPEMGGYFLEKPNFEQANPFKTPEHIAPVWYFTPFYAILRAVPDKLMGVIAMGAAIAVLFVLPWLDRSPVKSMRYKGWLSKVWLLIFCVSFVILGVLGVLAPTPGRTLLSQVCTILYFAYFILMPFYTRMEKTKPVPERVTG
- the rpsI gene encoding 30S ribosomal protein S9, with the translated sequence MSATQNYGTGRRKTATARVFLRPGTGKISINNRSLDQFFGRETARMVVRQPLELTETVEKFDIYVTVLGGGVSGQAGAIRHGITRALINYDEALRSPLRKAGYVTRDAREVERKKVGLRKARKRPQYSKR
- a CDS encoding cytochrome c1, yielding MKKLFAAFVIAALPALTFAAGGHDVELDHVDIDLTDKAALQDGARTFANYCMGCHSAKFQRYERVAKDLGIPEELMMQNLVLTGAKIGDHMQIGMKPSDAKTWFGAAPPDLTLVARVRGTDWLYSYLRNFYEDPARPWGVNNKIFPNVGMPNVLVGLQGRQVVGCKQVQAVEGGKKQYDPLTGAPITHEACDQLTIVPKTGKLSEAEFDVKVQNLVTFLAYSADPNKLHMQRIGTYVLLYLAFFFVFAYLLKREYWKDVH